A single Heterodontus francisci isolate sHetFra1 chromosome 11, sHetFra1.hap1, whole genome shotgun sequence DNA region contains:
- the LOC137375054 gene encoding thiamine transporter 2-like has translation MNCWKAVRDKEWVYSTFVLCTYGFFATMKPAEPFLTPYLVGPYKNFTIYQVTNQLFPIWTYSFLALLIPVFLFTDYLRYKPIIIAQGVALVINYILLLFADGMVAMQYLQFNNGFVSASDVAYYSYIYSVVDSEHYQKVTSYCRSITLTAYTVGSAMAQLLVSLGGVSYFYLNAISLGSVTLALVTSFFLPMPRQSIVCQSTAKSSNKTIKPNTSKGCLNLKRKIQGSSENIILPERKQLDIVDSVRMKEKKAFVKAILQLWSDFKTCYSSRNLIYWSFWWAIATCGYYQIFNYVQVLWDHIAPSKNSSVYNGGVEALTTLAGAITSFGVGYIKLDWAVWGELVLGIFSGVSSAAVFIMDYTDNIWVCYAGYMIFKASYMLLITITTFQIASNLCMERYALMFGINNCTALVLQTILTIIVVDSRGLGLDIVTQNQFPPPFQVECSRSQQVYESMGGTVAHCSFGIQGTLALDALPFLFKGIC, from the exons ATGAACtgctggaaagcagtgagagataaGGAATGGGTTTATTCTACATTCGTCTTGTGCACGTATGGATTTTTTGCAACAATGAAACCTGCGGAGCCATTTCTGACACCATATTTAGTTGGACCTTATAAAAATTTCACTATTTATCAG GTTACGAACCAGTTGTTCCCCATATGGACGTATTCATTCTTGGCATTGTTGATCCCAGTCTTCTTGTTCACGGACTATCTCCGATACAAACCTATCATCATTGCACAAGGTGTTGCTCTTGTGATTAACTATATTTTGCTACTCTTCGCAGACGGAATGGTTGCTATGCAGTACCTTCAATTCAACAATGGTTTTGTATCAGCTTCAGATGTGGCCTACTACTCTTATATTTATAGTGTTGTTGATTCTGAGCACTACCAGAAAGTGACTAGTTACTGCCGAAGTATTACTTTGACTGCTTATACAGTGGGATCAGCAATGGCACAACTTTTAGTTTCTCTAGGAGGTGTCTCTTATTTCTATTTAAATGCCATTTCATTGGGATCAGTGACTCTCGCCTTGGTGACCTCATTTTTTCTACCTATGCCCAGGCAAAGCATAGTCTGCCAAAGCACAGCTAAATCCTCAAATAAGACAATAAAACCAAACACATCCAAAGgctgcttaaacctcaagagaaagaTACAGGGATCCTCTGAGAACATCATCCTCCCTGAAAGAAAACAGTTAGATATTGTCGACTCTGTGAGAATGAAAGAGAAGAAAGCTTTTGTAAAGGCAATTCTTCAGCTGTGGTCCGATTTTAAGACATGTTACTCATCAAGAAATCTGATTTATTGGTCTTTCTGGTGGGCCATAGCTACTTGTGGCTACTATCAGATTTTCAATTATGTTCAAGTGCTTTGGGATCATATTGCACCATCCAAGAACTCCTCAGTATATAATGGTGGTGTAGAGGCATTGACAACTCTTGCAG gTGCCATCACCTCCTTTGGTGTGGGTTACATTAAGCTGGACTGGGCTGTCTGGGGAGAGCTAGTACTGGGAATCTTCTCCGGAGTTAGCAGTGCTGCTGTATTCATCATGGACTATACAGATAACATCTGGGTTTGCTATGCTGGTTACATGATATTCAAAGCCTCATACATGCTGCTCATTACAATAACCAC ATTCCAAATCGCATCTAACCTTTGCATGGAACGTTATGCCTTAATGTTTGGGATAAACAACTGCACGGCACTAGTACTTCAGACCATCCTGACTATTATTGTAGTTGATTCAAGAGGTTTAGGGCTGGACATTGTTACCCAG AATcagtttccaccaccttttcaggtagagtgttccagatcacaacaagtcTATGagtctatgggcggcacagtggcgcattg